CGGTGTTCGGGTCGAACAGTCGCGTTTCCTGCACCACCGTGCCGCCGCCTTCGATCAAATCGACCTGGCGGTTCGCTTCATGCTCGATCGTCTGCATGACGAAGCGCACCGAGTTGACGTTCTTCGTCTCGGTCCGCGTGCCGAATTCCTCGCCCGGACGGCGGACGCTGACATTGACGTCGGCACGCATCGAGCCTTCTTCCATATTGCCATCGCACGATCCGACATAGCGCAGGATCGAGCGCAGCTTGCGGACATAGGCCCCGGCCTCGGCAGGCGAGCGCATGTCAGGCTTGGAGACGATCTCCATCAGCGCGACCCCGCACCGGTTGAGGTCGACATAGGACATGGTCGGATGCTGGTCGTGCATCAGCTTGCCTGCGTCCTGCTCGACGTGGATCCGCTCGATGCCGATGACCTTGTCTTCGGCGATCCCGGCCTTCTCGTCGGCGTCGATGGTGAGCGAGCCCTCACCCACGATCGGGTGGTAGAGCTGGCTGATCTGGTAGCCCTGCGGCAGGTCGGCGTAGAAGTAGTTCTTGCGGTCGAACCGCGAGTACTTATTGATCTGCGCCTCGATCGCCATGCCGGTGCGCACCGCCTGGCGGATGCATTCGCGATTGGGCACCGGCAGCATGCCGGGCATCGCCGCGTCGACCAGCGAAACGTTGCAATTGGGCTCGGCTCCGAACTCGGTCGAAGCGCCCGAAAACAGCTTGGCATTGGAAGTGACCTGCGCGTGCACTTCGAGGCCGATGACGACCTCCCACTCGCCGGTGGCGCCCTGGATACGGTAGTTGCTCATGGCGGTGCGATAGGGTGGCGCGGCGCGCCTGAAAAGTGGCTTTTTTGCCTTGTGAGGCCAAACCATGCCTGCCATTCGCTGGTGCGGGACGCACGCACTGCTCTCGGCAGCCTGGTGGAATCGTTGCAAGGCAGGACACTATCTTCGCTCGCCGGTGAGAAGAACGGCTTCGACACGATCCGACTTCTCGCCGCCTGCGCGGTGATCTTCAGCCATTCCTTCCCGCTGACTGGCCGCCACGAACCGCTCATGGCGTTGACGGGGCAAGCGACACTGGGCGACCTGGCGGTAGCCGCCTTCTTCCTGATCAGCGGACTGCTGGTATCGGCCAGCTTCGACCGGGGAAGCCTCGCCCGTTATGCCGATCGCAGGTTGCGACGCATCATGCCCGGGCTGGTCGTTTCCGTAGCAATCTCGGCGTTTGTGTTCGGTTCGAT
This region of Altererythrobacter sp. CAU 1644 genomic DNA includes:
- the gatB gene encoding Asp-tRNA(Asn)/Glu-tRNA(Gln) amidotransferase subunit GatB, producing the protein MSNYRIQGATGEWEVVIGLEVHAQVTSNAKLFSGASTEFGAEPNCNVSLVDAAMPGMLPVPNRECIRQAVRTGMAIEAQINKYSRFDRKNYFYADLPQGYQISQLYHPIVGEGSLTIDADEKAGIAEDKVIGIERIHVEQDAGKLMHDQHPTMSYVDLNRCGVALMEIVSKPDMRSPAEAGAYVRKLRSILRYVGSCDGNMEEGSMRADVNVSVRRPGEEFGTRTETKNVNSVRFVMQTIEHEANRQVDLIEGGGTVVQETRLFDPNTGTTRSMRSKEDAHDYRYFPDPDLLPLELEDSFLEDCRASLPELPDAKRARYENELGLTPYNARELTAEVETFARFETLLGATAKAIGKDEKAVATQVANWSLSVAPGVIKSLGDEADPANATAEAQAAILAMQDKGEISGGQAKEIFEIVLKTGRAPDEIADSEGLKQVSDTGAIEAAIDDIIANNGDKVEEYRGGKDKLFGFFVGQTMKAMQGKANPAVVNQILKDKLG